Within Bacillus sp. Marseille-Q1617, the genomic segment ACTAGAGTTAAAATCAAATCCTATGATTTTTACAATGCTCCCGTTGTTAGTGCTTGCCCCCGGTACTAACGGGGATTGGGCGTCTCCATCCGTCATGCTTTGTCCACACCGCTCCGTACTGGAAAAATTCCACATACCCGCAATGAAAAAGTATATTTCTTCCCTCCCAAGACAAAGCTGATACCATTGACGACCTGAAGGGGGACCAATATGTTCTTTAAGAAAAATGAAAAGAGTCCCGGAGTACAAAATTTGAAGTCCAACGAGAGCGAAATCCAGATGGCTGAATCCTCTGAGAAATTCATAAAAACGATCAAAAACAGATTAAACAATAGCTCAGATGTGGTGGTCATCAAGGTGAGTCCGGATCTCACCATTATCTATATAGAAGCGTTAATTGAAACAACAATGCTCAATCGCGATATTATCGGCCAGCTCAATGAAGTGTCTGTTGACCCTTCGACAGTGGAGAGTCAAATGAACACAGGGGATGTTAAGCAAATCACTTCATTGAAGGAAGCTGTTTTTTCCCTTCTTGGCGGAGCTGTCCTGATTCATGTTGAAGGATTCACTCCTGTGGTATCCGTTATGATCCCCACCACGGACCGGCGTTCTTTAGCAAAGCCAGAGAACGAATCCATCGTAATCGGTCCCCAGCTCGGTTTTAATGAAAGTATGACGACGAATATTTCGCTGGTCCGGCGATATTTAGTGAATCCAGATTTGACTACTGTGTCCATGACCCGCGGGGAACAGACAAGGACCGCAATCTCTATCCTGTATATAAATGGAATCGCATCAGATGAGATGGTGGAAACGGTCAAACAGCGCATATCCAATATTTCAGTAGACGGTATCATGGACAGTTCGGTCCTCATGCAGCTGATTGAAGATAATTCGATGAGTATCTTTCCGTTGATGGTGTTAACAGAGCGGCCTGATCGTGCCTGTTCGTGGCTGCTTAATGGAAAAATCATTATCATTGTTGATGGGAGCTCCCTGGTTATCGGGTGTCCTCAAAGCTTCATTGAGTATTTTCAAAGCATGGAGGATCAAAACGTTAAGTGGCAAGTCGCCTCTTTTTTTAGACTCTTACGCATAATCGCGATGCTGCTGTCTGTATTTTTTACAGCAATCTATGTGGCCTCTTTGACCTATCATTATGAAATCATTCCTCAGCCGCTGCTCATTCCCTTGAGTGAGTCACGTTCGAGGGTCCCCTTCCCGCCGATCATCGAGGCGCTTCTTCTGGAATTCATCATTGAATTACTGAGGGAAGCTGGGGCCAGGCTCCCGACCAAAGTAGGTCAGACGATGGGTATCGTAGGAGGGATTGTCATCGGAACGGCTGCGGTGGAAGCTGGATTCACCAGTAATATCCTCATTATCATCGTAGCTCTTGGAGCACTTGCCTCATTCACCACACCTAACTTCATGATGGGGAATGTCATTCGGATCCTGCGGTTTCCGATTATTATTTTAGCAGGG encodes:
- a CDS encoding spore germination protein, which encodes MFFKKNEKSPGVQNLKSNESEIQMAESSEKFIKTIKNRLNNSSDVVVIKVSPDLTIIYIEALIETTMLNRDIIGQLNEVSVDPSTVESQMNTGDVKQITSLKEAVFSLLGGAVLIHVEGFTPVVSVMIPTTDRRSLAKPENESIVIGPQLGFNESMTTNISLVRRYLVNPDLTTVSMTRGEQTRTAISILYINGIASDEMVETVKQRISNISVDGIMDSSVLMQLIEDNSMSIFPLMVLTERPDRACSWLLNGKIIIIVDGSSLVIGCPQSFIEYFQSMEDQNVKWQVASFFRLLRIIAMLLSVFFTAIYVASLTYHYEIIPQPLLIPLSESRSRVPFPPIIEALLLEFIIELLREAGARLPTKVGQTMGIVGGIVIGTAAVEAGFTSNILIIIVALGALASFTTPNFMMGNVIRILRFPIIILAGFWGFYGTMFAFCFLLIHLLRQSSLGSPFLAPFYPLRFRDWGNSVIRLPLNLTSKRPYQTRPLNSNKYDSKK